The Streptomyces sp. NBC_00162 genome window below encodes:
- a CDS encoding YidC/Oxa1 family membrane protein insertase: MSVFTHLVAELGRLLEPVLAESATAAAIVLFTVLVRLALHPLSRAAFRGATPVAGCLPVLLQLPVFFLMYQAFTSGDELLAHRLFAAPLGARWTEALGEGGLLGAQGLVFLGLFAAIGVVAAWSAVRGRRAAAAAALAPAPAAPTGAPAAPAGMSPEQQEVMRKLGGVLPLLSFGTLITAAVVPLAAGLYLLTTTAWSVAERAWLQHRKERAAAGAARSSL, encoded by the coding sequence TGGGCCGGCTTCTCGAGCCGGTACTGGCCGAGTCCGCGACCGCTGCCGCGATCGTGCTGTTCACCGTGCTCGTACGGCTTGCCCTGCATCCGCTGAGCCGTGCCGCCTTCCGTGGGGCGACCCCGGTGGCGGGGTGCCTGCCGGTGCTGCTGCAGCTGCCGGTGTTCTTCCTGATGTACCAGGCCTTCACCTCGGGTGACGAGCTGCTGGCGCACCGGCTGTTCGCCGCGCCGCTGGGCGCCCGGTGGACCGAGGCGCTGGGGGAGGGCGGCCTGCTGGGGGCGCAGGGGCTGGTGTTCCTCGGGCTGTTCGCGGCGATCGGGGTCGTGGCCGCGTGGAGCGCGGTACGGGGGCGCCGGGCCGCCGCCGCGGCCGCGCTCGCCCCGGCCCCGGCTGCCCCGACCGGGGCCCCGGCCGCTCCGGCCGGGATGAGCCCCGAGCAGCAGGAGGTCATGCGCAAGCTGGGCGGCGTACTGCCCCTGCTGTCCTTCGGGACGCTGATCACGGCTGCCGTGGTGCCGCTGGCGGCCGGGCTGTACCTGCTGACCACCACCGCATGGTCGGTGGCGGAGCGCGCCTGGCTGCAGCACCGCAAGGAGCGGGCGGCTGCCGGAGCGGCGCGTTCCAGCCTGTGA
- a CDS encoding fumarylacetoacetate hydrolase family protein codes for MKLLRVGPVGSERPALLDQDGTLRDLSGLITDVDGILLADDSLLSRVRDAAEAGELPVLDAEGLRIGAPVGRIGKIVGIGLNYFGHAAEIGAEPPAEPILFLKAADTVVGPDDTVLIPRGSVKTDWEAELGVVIGSTARYLASAEEGLAHVGGYLLVNDVSEREFQIERGGTWDKGKNCETFTPLGPWLVTADEIPDPQVLDVKLWVNGELKQDGNTADQIFPVGEVVRYLSQFMTLYPGDVIVTGTPAGVAMGQPEPKPYLRAGDVVELEIDGLGRQRQEFKGA; via the coding sequence ATGAAGCTGCTGCGTGTCGGACCCGTCGGGTCGGAGCGCCCCGCGCTGCTCGACCAGGACGGCACCCTGCGTGACCTGTCCGGCCTGATCACGGATGTGGACGGCATTCTCCTCGCCGACGACTCGCTGCTCTCCCGGGTACGGGACGCGGCGGAAGCGGGCGAGCTCCCGGTCCTGGACGCCGAAGGGCTGCGCATCGGCGCGCCGGTCGGCCGCATAGGCAAGATCGTGGGCATCGGGCTGAACTACTTCGGGCACGCGGCCGAGATCGGCGCGGAGCCGCCGGCCGAGCCGATCCTGTTCCTGAAGGCCGCGGACACCGTGGTCGGCCCGGACGACACCGTGCTGATCCCGCGCGGCAGCGTGAAGACCGACTGGGAGGCCGAGCTCGGCGTCGTCATCGGCAGCACCGCCCGCTACCTGGCCTCCGCCGAGGAAGGCCTCGCACACGTCGGCGGGTACCTGCTGGTCAACGACGTCTCGGAGCGCGAGTTCCAGATCGAGCGCGGCGGCACCTGGGACAAGGGCAAGAACTGCGAGACCTTCACCCCGCTCGGCCCCTGGCTGGTCACGGCCGACGAGATCCCGGACCCGCAGGTCCTGGACGTGAAGCTGTGGGTCAACGGAGAGCTCAAGCAGGACGGCAACACCGCGGACCAGATCTTCCCGGTCGGCGAGGTCGTCCGGTACCTGAGCCAGTTCATGACCCTGTACCCGGGCGACGTCATCGTCACCGGTACGCCCGCCGGTGTGGCCATGGGCCAGCCGGAACCGAAGCCGTACCTGCGGGCCGGTGACGTCGTGGAGCTGGAGATCGACGGCCTGGGCCGCCAGCGCCAGGAGTTCAAGGGCGCCTAG
- a CDS encoding ALF repeat-containing protein encodes MKLPRIASVVAAAAMAPAVLLSSPAFAADAPSPSTPSSPTAPDRASEGQPPAEKPAEKPAEDPQAAKDRAAIQAILADPASGPGVREAAEKALKGTAADMRHFLEVDWQKEQYVDDQVLVSRIHSAGGVAVKREAEKALRAGTHAALKEFLAVGQHKARYEDDQVELFRMLNGAGRGIREAVEKLLRSGTPEQVREFIETGQHNIRASDDRVELSRMYESAGPGLKAAINALLNGHPSNAELREFVKTGQHKLRDEDNSVLIWAMLNNAGPELKKAAIAAIKGTPEDRAAFLKTGQHEARAKDKAAEDAAAKAEQDKKDKDAKDKEKNGSTGTGTTGGATQAAAQGTGGNGNVTAAGGSAPLANTGAGSENVWFAGGSAAALAAGAGLVLANRRRRTSAEG; translated from the coding sequence GTGAAGCTGCCCCGGATCGCGTCGGTCGTCGCTGCCGCCGCGATGGCCCCGGCCGTCCTGCTCTCCTCGCCGGCCTTCGCCGCTGACGCCCCGTCGCCGTCCACGCCGTCGTCTCCGACCGCGCCGGACCGGGCCTCCGAGGGACAGCCGCCCGCGGAGAAGCCGGCGGAGAAGCCCGCGGAGGACCCGCAGGCCGCGAAGGACCGGGCCGCGATCCAGGCGATCCTGGCCGACCCGGCGAGCGGGCCGGGCGTGCGCGAGGCGGCCGAGAAGGCACTCAAGGGGACGGCCGCGGACATGCGGCACTTCCTGGAGGTCGACTGGCAGAAGGAGCAGTACGTCGACGACCAGGTCCTGGTCTCCCGGATCCACAGCGCCGGCGGCGTCGCCGTCAAGCGCGAGGCGGAGAAGGCCCTGCGGGCCGGAACCCACGCCGCCCTGAAGGAGTTCCTCGCCGTCGGGCAGCACAAGGCCCGGTACGAGGACGACCAGGTCGAGCTGTTCCGCATGCTGAACGGCGCGGGCCGGGGCATCCGCGAGGCCGTCGAGAAGCTCCTGCGCAGCGGAACCCCGGAGCAGGTGCGCGAGTTCATCGAGACGGGCCAGCACAACATCCGCGCGAGCGACGACCGCGTCGAGCTCTCGCGCATGTACGAGAGCGCCGGCCCGGGCCTGAAGGCGGCCATCAACGCACTCCTCAACGGGCACCCGTCCAACGCGGAGCTGCGCGAGTTCGTCAAGACCGGCCAGCACAAGCTGCGCGACGAGGACAACAGCGTCCTGATCTGGGCGATGCTGAACAACGCCGGCCCGGAGCTGAAGAAGGCCGCCATCGCCGCCATCAAGGGAACGCCCGAGGACCGCGCGGCGTTCCTGAAGACCGGCCAGCACGAGGCGCGCGCCAAGGACAAGGCCGCTGAGGACGCGGCCGCCAAGGCGGAGCAGGACAAGAAGGACAAGGACGCGAAGGACAAGGAAAAGAACGGGTCCACGGGCACCGGCACCACCGGCGGCGCCACTCAGGCCGCGGCCCAGGGCACCGGCGGCAACGGCAACGTGACCGCGGCGGGCGGGTCCGCCCCGCTCGCGAACACCGGCGCCGGTTCCGAGAACGTCTGGTTCGCGGGCGGCAGCGCCGCCGCGCTCGCCGCGGGCGCCGGCCTGGTGCTCGCCAACCGCCGTCGCCGCACGTCGGCCGAAGGCTGA
- a CDS encoding Gfo/Idh/MocA family oxidoreductase → MSNPASPSSPAPLRVGLVGYGLAGSVFHAPLVTATDGLVLDTVVTSDPGRQAQVLAEFPDVRIAASPDELWERAGGADALDLVVIASPNKTHVPLATAALTAGIPVVVDKPLAATAAEARELAALAERTGTFLSVFQNRRWDNDFLTVRRLLADGELGEIQRFESRFERWRPQLKGGWRESGAPEEVGGLLYDLGSHVVDQALVLFGPAVRVYAEADVRRPGAETDDDTFIAITHANGIRSHLYVSATTAQLGPRFRVLGSRAGYVKYGLDPQEGALREGMRPDGDVPWGEEPPHLWGRVGSGESPLTGAGTPVPTELGDYPAYYAAVAAALLEGGPVPVTAYEAAHCLDVLEAARASSRDGVVVEL, encoded by the coding sequence ATGAGCAACCCCGCCTCCCCTTCCTCCCCCGCCCCCCTCCGCGTCGGCCTGGTCGGCTACGGACTCGCCGGCTCCGTCTTCCACGCCCCCCTCGTGACGGCCACCGACGGGCTCGTCCTCGACACGGTCGTCACCTCCGACCCGGGCCGGCAGGCGCAGGTCCTCGCCGAGTTCCCCGACGTCCGGATCGCCGCCTCCCCCGACGAGCTGTGGGAGCGCGCGGGCGGCGCCGACGCCCTCGACCTCGTCGTGATCGCCTCCCCCAACAAGACCCACGTGCCGCTCGCCACGGCCGCCCTGACCGCGGGGATCCCCGTCGTCGTGGACAAGCCGCTCGCCGCCACCGCCGCCGAGGCGCGCGAACTCGCAGCCCTCGCCGAGCGGACCGGAACGTTCCTGTCCGTCTTCCAGAACCGCCGCTGGGACAACGACTTCCTCACCGTCCGCCGCCTCCTCGCGGACGGCGAACTCGGCGAGATCCAGCGCTTCGAGTCCCGCTTCGAGCGCTGGCGCCCGCAGCTCAAGGGCGGCTGGCGCGAGTCGGGCGCCCCGGAGGAGGTCGGCGGCCTGCTGTACGACCTGGGCAGTCACGTCGTCGACCAGGCACTGGTGCTGTTCGGCCCGGCGGTACGGGTCTACGCGGAGGCCGACGTGCGCCGCCCGGGCGCCGAGACCGACGACGACACCTTCATCGCCATCACGCACGCGAACGGGATCCGCTCCCACCTCTACGTCAGCGCCACCACCGCCCAACTCGGTCCGCGGTTCCGCGTCCTGGGCTCGCGGGCCGGCTACGTGAAGTACGGCCTCGACCCCCAGGAGGGCGCCCTGCGCGAGGGAATGCGGCCGGACGGGGACGTGCCGTGGGGCGAGGAGCCCCCGCACCTGTGGGGCCGGGTGGGCTCCGGGGAGTCCCCGCTGACCGGCGCCGGAACCCCGGTCCCGACGGAGCTGGGCGACTACCCCGCGTACTACGCGGCGGTGGCCGCGGCCCTGCTCGAGGGCGGGCCCGTGCCGGTCACGGCGTACGAGGCCGCGCACTGCCTCGACGTACTGGAGGCGGCCCGTGCCTCGTCCCGGGACGGAGTGGTCGTGGAGCTGTGA
- a CDS encoding ROK family protein, which yields MNRGSGDGRGGVNLPALRGHNEALMLDLLRGAGPAGLGRAELASRTGLTPQAVSKITARLGADGLVAEAGRAASTGGKPRTLLRLVPDVHHAVGVHLDRDELRAVRVDLAGRVVAEGGGPLDFGLGPESVVEAVVRAVARVGDPAGLPPLGVGVAAPGPLDHRAGTMGRVTGFPSWKGFPLRGVLQGRLGLPVLLDKDTNAGAAAAAGAWLRAAWPDADAGRVADAAPDAHAYPFAGGGPRTCVYLHVGTGLGAGLWLGGEVYRGERSAAGEFGHQVLLLDGPPCRCGARGCVEALCLGAVARGDFPEAARILGEAAANLVALLDVDRVLLGGRVVAAAPDVFVAGVGAVLAARALDPTRPVVALAGAGVAEGAAELALGPVFGRAG from the coding sequence GTGAACAGGGGTAGCGGGGACGGGCGCGGCGGGGTGAACCTGCCGGCGCTGCGCGGGCACAACGAGGCGCTGATGCTGGATCTGCTGCGCGGCGCGGGCCCGGCGGGCCTGGGCCGCGCCGAGCTCGCGTCCCGTACGGGACTCACCCCGCAGGCCGTCAGTAAGATCACGGCCCGGCTCGGCGCGGACGGGCTGGTCGCCGAGGCCGGGCGAGCCGCGTCCACCGGCGGTAAACCGCGCACCCTGCTCCGGCTGGTGCCGGACGTACATCACGCCGTCGGAGTGCACCTGGACCGCGACGAGCTCCGGGCGGTACGGGTGGACCTGGCGGGCCGCGTCGTCGCCGAGGGCGGTGGTCCGCTGGACTTCGGTCTCGGCCCGGAGTCGGTGGTGGAGGCGGTCGTACGGGCGGTCGCGCGGGTCGGAGACCCGGCCGGGCTGCCGCCCCTGGGCGTCGGGGTGGCCGCACCGGGGCCGCTCGACCACCGGGCCGGGACGATGGGGCGGGTGACGGGGTTCCCGAGCTGGAAGGGCTTTCCGCTGCGGGGGGTGCTGCAGGGGCGGCTGGGCCTGCCGGTGCTGCTGGACAAGGACACGAACGCCGGCGCGGCCGCGGCGGCAGGGGCGTGGCTCCGGGCCGCCTGGCCGGATGCGGATGCCGGGCGTGTCGCCGATGCCGCGCCGGATGCGCATGCGTATCCGTTTGCCGGCGGAGGGCCCCGCACCTGCGTGTACCTGCATGTCGGGACCGGGCTCGGCGCGGGGTTGTGGCTGGGCGGCGAGGTCTACCGCGGTGAGCGCTCGGCGGCGGGGGAGTTCGGGCACCAGGTGCTCCTGCTGGACGGGCCGCCGTGCCGGTGCGGGGCGCGCGGCTGCGTGGAGGCGCTGTGCCTGGGGGCGGTTGCCCGAGGTGATTTTCCCGAGGCGGCGCGGATCCTGGGCGAGGCCGCGGCCAATCTGGTGGCGCTGCTGGATGTGGACCGTGTGCTGCTCGGCGGGCGTGTGGTGGCGGCGGCGCCGGACGTCTTCGTGGCCGGGGTCGGCGCCGTTCTCGCTGCCCGCGCGCTTGATCCGACCCGGCCGGTGGTAGCCCTGGCGGGGGCGGGGGTGGCGGAGGGGGCGGCGGAGTTGGCGCTCGGGCCGGTGTTCGGGCGGGCGGGGTGA
- a CDS encoding GntR family transcriptional regulator, which yields MEEQTQHHRPGSPVRSGIPEHGRIPKYYAVKARIAELLDELGEGGSLPTERDLAERYEVSRETVRQALRELLLEGRLRRAGRGTVVAGPKLEQPLSLASYTEGVRRQGRRPGRHLIGLEQFPCPPDLAPGIGAEAGEPVWHLERVLLADDERVGLESTYVRVARAPRLDSDFQPDSSFYGYLRDRLGISFGDADEKLETVLATPREALLIGTPPALPMLLIHRFSRDQDGRPLERVRSLYRGDRFSFTTRLRPE from the coding sequence GTGGAAGAACAGACCCAGCACCACCGCCCCGGCTCGCCCGTCCGCTCGGGCATTCCCGAGCACGGCCGCATCCCGAAGTACTACGCCGTCAAGGCCCGCATCGCCGAGCTCCTCGACGAGCTCGGCGAGGGCGGATCGCTGCCCACCGAGCGCGATCTCGCCGAGCGGTACGAGGTGTCCCGCGAGACCGTCCGCCAGGCCCTGCGCGAGCTGCTGCTGGAAGGCCGCCTGCGCCGCGCCGGCCGCGGGACCGTCGTCGCCGGCCCGAAGCTGGAGCAGCCGCTGTCGCTGGCGAGCTATACCGAGGGAGTTCGCCGCCAGGGCCGCCGCCCGGGCCGTCACCTCATCGGGCTGGAGCAGTTCCCGTGCCCGCCCGACCTCGCCCCCGGCATCGGCGCCGAGGCCGGCGAGCCGGTCTGGCACCTGGAGCGCGTCCTGCTGGCCGACGACGAGCGGGTCGGCCTGGAGAGCACGTACGTACGGGTGGCCCGGGCTCCCCGGCTCGACAGCGATTTCCAGCCGGACTCCTCCTTCTACGGATACCTCCGCGACCGGCTCGGCATCTCCTTCGGCGACGCCGACGAGAAGCTGGAGACGGTCCTCGCGACGCCCCGCGAGGCCCTGCTGATCGGCACCCCGCCGGCCCTTCCCATGCTGCTCATCCACCGCTTCTCGCGGGATCAGGACGGCCGGCCGCTGGAACGGGTGCGTTCGCTCTACCGTGGCGACCGGTTCAGCTTCACGACCCGTCTGCGGCCCGAATAG
- a CDS encoding TIGR03364 family FAD-dependent oxidoreductase yields the protein MRVIVVGGGVVGTMHAWQAVQRGHEVVQIEREAEARGASLRNFGQIWVSGRAGGEELDTALRARELWERIGAEVPGLGFRAIGSLTPVRNAREYAVAEAAVARPDAAARGYKLVTAEEAREINPALRGTFEAALWCERDAAVEPRTAQLHLREALKATGRYAFLPGREVREVAGPGAVRDDHGDVHRGDAVVLATGAWLSGLVRELVPELPVRRVRLQMMQTAPLGERLTTSVADADSFRYYPAYKSAALDELNAGQAQAPIAAAHKMQLLMVQRLDGGLTIGDTHEYEHPFAFDTLEDPYEHLTEVVESFLGRPLPKIRHRWAGVYAQCTDTTRVVHRQQVADGVWLVTGPGGRGMTCSPAIAETTANELGW from the coding sequence GTGAGAGTCATAGTCGTCGGAGGCGGCGTGGTCGGCACCATGCACGCCTGGCAAGCAGTCCAACGCGGCCACGAGGTCGTCCAGATCGAGCGAGAGGCCGAGGCCCGCGGCGCGTCGCTGCGCAATTTCGGCCAGATCTGGGTCAGCGGTCGGGCCGGGGGCGAGGAGCTCGACACCGCCCTGCGGGCCCGCGAGCTCTGGGAGCGCATCGGCGCGGAGGTGCCCGGCCTGGGCTTCCGCGCCATCGGCTCCCTCACCCCCGTCCGCAACGCCCGTGAGTACGCGGTCGCCGAGGCGGCCGTGGCCCGCCCCGACGCCGCCGCACGCGGCTACAAGCTGGTGACCGCCGAGGAGGCGCGGGAGATCAACCCGGCCCTGCGCGGCACATTCGAGGCCGCGCTGTGGTGCGAGCGGGACGCGGCCGTCGAACCGCGCACCGCGCAGCTCCACCTGCGGGAGGCCCTCAAGGCCACCGGCCGCTACGCCTTCCTGCCCGGGCGGGAAGTACGCGAGGTCGCGGGCCCGGGCGCCGTCCGCGACGACCACGGCGACGTCCACCGCGGCGACGCGGTCGTCCTGGCCACCGGGGCCTGGCTGTCCGGCCTGGTCCGCGAGCTGGTCCCCGAGCTGCCCGTGCGCCGCGTCCGGCTCCAGATGATGCAGACCGCCCCGCTCGGCGAGCGGCTGACCACCTCCGTCGCGGACGCCGACAGCTTCCGCTACTACCCGGCCTACAAGTCCGCCGCGCTCGACGAGCTCAACGCCGGGCAGGCGCAGGCGCCGATAGCCGCCGCGCACAAGATGCAGCTGCTGATGGTCCAGCGCCTGGACGGCGGACTGACCATCGGCGACACCCACGAGTACGAGCACCCCTTCGCGTTCGACACCCTCGAAGACCCCTACGAGCACCTCACCGAGGTGGTCGAGTCCTTCCTGGGCCGCCCCCTGCCGAAGATCAGGCACCGCTGGGCGGGCGTGTACGCGCAGTGCACCGACACCACCCGCGTCGTCCACCGCCAGCAGGTGGCCGACGGCGTCTGGCTGGTGACCGGACCCGGCGGGCGCGGCATGACCTGCTCGCCCGCCATAGCCGAGACCACCGCGAACGAACTGGGCTGGTAA
- a CDS encoding phosphonatase-like hydrolase — MTENTKKNLIVLDMAGTTVADGGLVERAFERAAERLGVEPGSADHAEKLQYVRDTMGESKISVFRHLFGTEDLAQRANSAFEEAYGELVDGGLIAPIPGAREAIEKLRADGRTVALTTGFARVTQDAILDALGWQDLADLTLCPADAGGRGRPYPDMVLAAFLRTGAVADVREIVVAGDTAYDMLSGRRSGAGTVAGVLTGAHDRAALTEHGATHVLGSVAELPQLLAESA; from the coding sequence ATGACCGAGAACACCAAGAAGAACCTGATCGTCCTCGACATGGCCGGCACCACCGTCGCCGACGGCGGCCTGGTCGAGCGCGCCTTCGAGCGCGCCGCCGAGCGCCTCGGCGTCGAGCCCGGCAGCGCCGACCACGCCGAGAAGCTCCAGTACGTGCGCGACACCATGGGCGAGTCGAAGATCTCCGTCTTCCGCCACCTCTTCGGTACGGAGGACCTCGCTCAGCGCGCCAACTCCGCCTTCGAGGAGGCGTACGGGGAACTCGTCGACGGCGGGCTCATCGCCCCGATACCCGGCGCCCGCGAGGCCATCGAGAAGCTCCGCGCCGACGGCCGCACCGTCGCCTTGACCACCGGTTTCGCCCGTGTCACCCAGGACGCCATCCTCGACGCCCTGGGCTGGCAGGACCTGGCGGACCTCACCCTCTGCCCCGCCGACGCGGGCGGCCGCGGCCGCCCGTACCCGGACATGGTGCTGGCCGCGTTCCTGCGCACGGGCGCCGTGGCCGACGTACGGGAGATCGTCGTCGCGGGCGACACCGCCTACGACATGCTCAGCGGCCGCCGCTCCGGCGCCGGGACCGTGGCGGGCGTCCTCACCGGCGCCCACGACCGCGCGGCCCTGACCGAGCACGGCGCGACCCACGTCCTCGGCTCCGTCGCCGAACTCCCGCAGCTGCTCGCGGAGTCGGCGTGA
- a CDS encoding ABC transporter ATP-binding protein yields MSGIRFDGVSVAYGGNTVLDSLDLTVEPGEVMALLGPSGSGKTTALRAVAGFVRPVAGRVLIGGRDVTALPPHKRGIGMVVQQYALFPHMRVEANVAFGLKAQKAPKAEIPGRVAEALDMTGMAAYAKRYPRELSGGQQQRVAIARALAIRPGVLLLDEPLSALDAQLRSGMLAELARLHRELPDVSILYVTHDQVEALTLADRIAVMDKARLQDCGTPQELYRAPRTEFTASFVGNANLLPVTVAETGAVFEGRPLAFDRGRATPGSTATLCVRPHLLGLGDGPNALSGRIAEVQWRGSTHRLYVDVDGHRVKADLPELRETPALGDRVTLHFEPRDAVLLAAGVSDA; encoded by the coding sequence GTGAGTGGCATCCGCTTCGACGGGGTCAGCGTCGCCTACGGCGGCAACACCGTCCTGGACTCCCTCGACCTGACCGTCGAGCCCGGCGAGGTGATGGCGCTGCTCGGCCCCTCCGGCTCCGGCAAGACCACGGCGCTGCGGGCGGTCGCCGGTTTCGTACGGCCCGTCGCGGGCCGGGTCCTGATCGGCGGCCGGGACGTCACCGCGCTCCCGCCGCACAAGCGCGGCATCGGCATGGTCGTCCAGCAGTACGCGCTCTTCCCGCACATGCGGGTCGAGGCCAACGTCGCCTTCGGTCTGAAGGCCCAGAAGGCGCCCAAGGCCGAGATCCCCGGCCGGGTCGCCGAGGCCCTGGACATGACCGGCATGGCGGCCTACGCCAAGCGCTACCCGCGCGAACTGTCGGGCGGACAGCAACAGCGCGTGGCCATCGCCCGCGCCCTCGCCATCCGCCCCGGGGTGCTCCTGCTCGACGAGCCGCTGTCCGCGCTCGACGCACAGCTGCGCTCCGGGATGCTCGCCGAACTGGCCCGCCTGCACCGCGAACTGCCCGACGTCTCCATCCTGTACGTCACCCACGACCAGGTCGAAGCGCTCACCCTGGCCGACCGGATCGCCGTCATGGACAAGGCCCGGCTCCAGGACTGCGGGACCCCGCAGGAGCTGTACCGGGCCCCGCGCACCGAGTTCACCGCCTCCTTCGTCGGCAACGCGAACCTGCTGCCGGTGACCGTGGCCGAGACCGGAGCGGTCTTCGAGGGCCGCCCGCTGGCCTTCGACCGCGGCCGCGCCACGCCGGGGTCCACCGCGACCCTGTGCGTACGGCCGCACCTGCTCGGCCTCGGGGACGGCCCGAACGCGCTGAGCGGCCGCATCGCCGAGGTCCAGTGGCGCGGCTCGACGCACCGGCTGTACGTCGACGTGGACGGCCACCGCGTGAAGGCGGACCTGCCCGAGCTGCGGGAGACTCCGGCGCTGGGGGACAGGGTCACGCTGCACTTCGAGCCGCGCGACGCCGTGCTGCTGGCCGCTGGGGTGTCCGATGCCTGA
- a CDS encoding 2-aminoethylphosphonate ABC transporter permease subunit encodes MAVPATREAPSGEARGSAPDPAPQTPAGLKSAAEPHNGGGAGARRGIPRWVWTVPPVAVLALVFLYPLALVVQQSLTPENGGGAFDAYASVFASQSFREALGTTVWLAVGATAGCLVLGFALALVIAFVPFPGARAVAKFIDVFLSFPSFLITLALLFIYGTVGMANGVWTDFTGAADGPFHFLTTPWGVLLAEITYFTPFVMRPLLAAFSQLDTAQLEVAAGLGARPARIIRQVILPEALPALAAGGSLVLVMCLNEFGIVLFTGAKDVTTLPMLIYGKAILESDYAAACVVAVVNIVISVGLFGLYRVVSKRAGA; translated from the coding sequence ATGGCCGTCCCGGCCACGCGTGAAGCCCCCTCCGGGGAGGCACGGGGCTCCGCCCCGGACCCCGCGCCTCAAACGCCGGCGGGGCTGAAAAGCGCGGCGGAGCCGCACAACGGAGGCGGCGCCGGCGCTCGGCGCGGGATCCCCCGGTGGGTGTGGACCGTGCCGCCCGTCGCCGTGCTCGCGCTCGTCTTTCTCTACCCCCTCGCACTGGTGGTGCAGCAGTCGCTCACGCCCGAGAACGGCGGCGGCGCCTTCGACGCGTACGCCTCCGTCTTCGCCTCGCAGAGCTTCCGCGAGGCCCTGGGGACCACCGTCTGGCTCGCCGTCGGAGCCACCGCCGGCTGCCTCGTCCTCGGCTTCGCGCTCGCGCTCGTCATCGCCTTCGTGCCCTTCCCGGGGGCCCGCGCCGTCGCGAAGTTCATCGACGTCTTCCTCTCCTTCCCCTCCTTCCTCATCACCCTCGCCCTGCTCTTCATCTACGGCACCGTCGGCATGGCCAACGGCGTCTGGACCGACTTCACCGGCGCCGCCGACGGGCCCTTCCACTTCCTGACCACCCCCTGGGGCGTCCTGCTCGCGGAGATCACGTACTTCACGCCCTTCGTGATGCGCCCCCTGCTCGCCGCCTTCTCCCAGCTGGACACCGCCCAGCTGGAGGTCGCCGCCGGTCTCGGCGCCCGGCCCGCCCGGATCATCCGGCAGGTGATCCTCCCCGAGGCGCTCCCGGCCCTGGCCGCGGGCGGCAGCCTCGTCCTCGTCATGTGCCTCAACGAGTTCGGGATCGTCCTGTTCACCGGAGCCAAGGACGTCACGACCCTCCCGATGCTTATCTACGGCAAGGCGATCCTCGAATCCGACTACGCGGCCGCCTGCGTGGTCGCCGTCGTCAACATCGTGATCTCCGTCGGCCTGTTCGGCCTCTACCGGGTGGTGAGCAAGCGTGCTGGTGCATAG
- a CDS encoding ABC transporter permease, which translates to MLVHSKTGRWAVWSFFGLLFLPLFALPLLVVVAASFATHWSGAFPSGPTTANYASAVQGESLQALTTSLVTAVAASLLALTVGTWAALAGAALGKRGKRSLDALFVLPVAVPSVVVGLAVLVAFSRPPLLLNGTSSIVILAHTILVTAFAYQSVSAAIVRLDPAYEQAAASLGARPGYVLWRVRLPLLLPSLTAAAGLCFALSMGELSATMMLYPPDWMPLPVRIFTATDRGSLFSGSAVAVVLMATTLLVLLAVSRIRTKASYR; encoded by the coding sequence GTGCTGGTGCATAGCAAGACCGGCCGGTGGGCCGTCTGGAGCTTCTTCGGCCTCCTCTTCCTGCCCCTCTTCGCCCTGCCCCTGCTCGTCGTGGTCGCGGCCTCGTTCGCCACCCACTGGTCCGGCGCCTTCCCCTCCGGCCCGACCACCGCGAACTACGCCTCCGCCGTGCAGGGCGAGTCCCTCCAGGCCCTGACCACCAGCCTGGTCACCGCCGTGGCCGCCAGCCTGCTCGCGCTCACCGTCGGCACCTGGGCGGCGCTGGCCGGCGCCGCACTCGGCAAGCGCGGGAAGCGGTCCCTGGACGCGCTGTTCGTGCTGCCCGTCGCCGTGCCGTCCGTGGTCGTCGGCCTCGCCGTGCTCGTGGCCTTCAGCCGGCCGCCGCTGCTCCTCAACGGCACCAGCTCGATCGTCATCCTGGCGCACACGATCCTTGTCACGGCGTTCGCCTACCAGTCGGTTTCGGCGGCGATCGTACGGCTCGACCCCGCGTACGAGCAGGCCGCGGCCTCCCTCGGCGCCCGCCCCGGCTACGTGCTGTGGCGGGTCAGACTCCCGCTCCTGCTGCCGTCCCTCACCGCGGCGGCGGGGCTCTGCTTCGCCCTGTCCATGGGCGAGCTGAGCGCCACGATGATGCTCTACCCGCCGGACTGGATGCCCCTCCCGGTCCGGATCTTCACGGCCACCGACCGCGGTTCGCTCTTCAGCGGATCCGCCGTCGCCGTGGTCCTGATGGCCACCACCCTGCTCGTGCTGCTGGCCGTCTCCCGCATCCGCACCAAAGCCTCCTACCGCTGA